The following proteins come from a genomic window of Pieris napi chromosome 15, ilPieNapi1.2, whole genome shotgun sequence:
- the LOC125056440 gene encoding AKT-interacting protein encodes MSKESGSNMKELYSIFHQEYIIMAEYRMLQTENLEGIYVIPSYENSFLWYGVIFVRTGIYAEGVFRFTLSLPEKFPDDTVPSITFTSQLYHPAVDAISGHLNLNEVFSQWDKKQNHIWQILKYLLWIFNNINIKAPANNEASLMFKTNKKAFIEKVKECVTLSHEHMYDAPLTEDKHYITFQPYDPKIHDVAKNKMLKQKENDENSHGISWVQTGSYQSFSKEDTSQ; translated from the exons ATGAGTAAAGAAAGTGGCAGCAATATGAAGGAACTCTATTCCATATTTCATCAGGAATATATCATTATGGCTGAATA CCGTATGCTACAAACTGAAAACTTGGAAGGAATTTATGTAATACCATCATATGAAAATTCTTTtt tgTGGTATGGTGTGATTTTTGTAAGAACAGGAATATATGCTGAAGGAGTGTTTCGTTTTACACTATCTTTACCAGAAAAATTCCCAGATGATACGGTTCCT agcATAACATTTACATCACAGTTATATCACCCAGCAGTAGATGCAATTAGCGGTCATCTAAATCTTAATGAAGTCTTTTCTCAGTGGGATAAGAAACAAAACCATATTTGGCAAATACTGAAATATTTACTTTggatatttaataacatcaacATAAAAGCACCAGCAAATAATGAAGCATCATTAAT GTTCAAAACCAACAAAAAGGCATTTATAGAAAAAGTTAAAGAATGTGTAACACTAAGCCATGAGCACATGTATGATGCACCTTTAACAGAGGATAAGCACTACATCACTTTTCAACCCTATGATCCGAAGATACATGATGttgctaaaaataaaatgttaaaacagAAAGAGAATGATGAGAATTCTCATGGTATATCTTGGGTACAAACTGGATCTTATCAATCATTTTCAAAAGAAGATACATCACAATAA
- the LOC125056441 gene encoding UPF0598 protein CG30010, which yields MCATGIRLFKTNFSTLLTQRNVFLQSFRSLKYIQGQEPEPKIREYFYYIDHQGMLFLDDSKMKNFTSCFKEKKFLEFFFKRIRLNKTGRYQEEFPYVSLCGRERNYIRCDDVPIVFTHIINKETHKIQLLTYAYVGESLTYKLMPEKIYMSPDTGRVYHPADDKYGGVGLIRSKLAIELSKHFTFGNGECNPPTHFTWNEIIYDLDLLWFHDKVQQYNLKINNNPE from the exons atgtgtgcaACCGGTATccgtttatttaaaacaaatttttctactttattaacacaaagaaatgtttttttacaaagttttagaagtttaaaatatatacaaggtCAAGAACCAGAGCCAAAAATTagggaatatttttattatattgatcaTCAAGGTATG ttatttctaGATGATTCTAAAATGAAAAACTTTACGTCTTGCTTTAAAGAGAAAAAGTTTTTAGAATTCTTTTTTAAACGAAttcgtttaaataaaactggaAGATACCAAGAAGAATTTCCATATGTATCTTTGTGTGGACGAGAACGAAATTATATAAGATGTGATGATGTACCTATAGTTTTTACCCATATAATCAATAAGGAAACACATAAAATCCAATTACTTACATATGCATATGTAGGAGAATCATTGACATATAAATTGATgcctgaaaaaatatatatgtcacctgATACTGGAAGAGTATACCATCCTGCAGATGATAAATATGGTGGAGTAGGATTAATAAGATCAAAACTTGCTATAGAATTAAGTAAACATTTCACTTTTGGAAATGGAGAATGCAATCCACCTACTCATTTTACATggaatgaaataatttatgacCTAGATCTGTTGTGGTTTCATGATAAAGTACAACagtataatttgaaaattaataacaatccCGAATaa
- the LOC125056439 gene encoding katanin p80 WD40 repeat-containing subunit B1 isoform X3 gives MDTLRRSWKLQEFVAHKANVNCLAMGHKSNQVLATGGDDKKVNLWAIGRQGCLMSLSGHTTPVECVCFGHSEDLVCAGSQTGALKIWDLEAAKLLRTFTGHKGAIKCMDFHPYGDYLTTGSCDSHIKLWDTRKRGCIVTYSSHRLAVNSLQFSPDGQWIASACEDGLVKVWDVRIGKVLQEFMEHTSAVTCVKFHPHEFLLASCGSDRTVNFWDMEKFQLVSKFDKDNTSIRHMAFSDDGTTLLGCGNDGLHVIGWEPARVLDTVTGHWGQIHDMTVAQTQLIAGSFHSTYVVLSVVDLSKVHPFGGPPPTAPTVVRDLSPFQKGHTVRKSFSKEKPAKEVLHRPTLLDEKTAEESTSGTEADEESGAVISNINDYTEIFRPSRALTRTPPPATSLSSEDYSVTECKLESSVSTSLRDLLLEEPPRPSPQPSPPQRQRPEHSRIPTASHYPVLEKRNEFPTGSNLRPSNSEVSLGPTSLGPRSLSFTRASSQNSRTRFDTATRERVITRTVETAPEREPELEFVPLSIDKPVGLDLDDFVPRGLTACGARRGGRGGGAEPSEQEVLGVMMRGHDSMMAVLSARQRALQIFHSVRVNKSLKSALESVIALEDASVILDILNVMAHRPTLWNLDICLLMLPKIFELLQSKYESYMQCGCNALRLIVRNFSSVVRANVSAPVRTLGVDIPREERYAKCAQIHQLLIDIRAFLLKRQTLQGRLGAAFRDLHTLMQQGLD, from the exons ATGGATACGCTAAGGAGATCATGGAAACTTC AAGAATTTGTCGCCCACAAAGCGAATGTCAACTGCTTGGCCATGGGACATAAATCCAATCAAGTATTGGCTACTGGAGGTGATGATAAAAAAGTGAATTTATGGGCAATTGGTAGACAGGGATGCTTAATG AGCCTAAGTGGACATACTACCCCAGTGGAATGTGTGTGTTTTGGTCATTCTGAAGACTTGGTTTGTGCTGGTTCCCAAACTGGTGCACTAAAAATTTGGGACTTAGAAGCTGCAAAACTGCTGAGAACTTTTACTGGTCACAAAGGAGCTATAAAATGTATGGACTTTCATCCTTATGGTGACTATTTGACCACTGGATCATGTGATAGTCATATAAAGTTGTGGGATACCAGAAAAAGAGGTTGTATTGTAACTTATTCAAGTCACCGCCTAGCTGTGAATAGTCTTCAGTTCAGTCCTGACGGTCAATGGATAGCATCTGCGTGTGAAGATG GGTTGGTTAAAGTTTGGGATGTTAGAATTGGTAAAGTATTGCAAGAATTCATGGAACACACATCGGCTGTTACCTGTGTTAAGTTCCATCCACATGAGTTTTTGCTTGCTAGTTGTGGCTCAGATAGAACAGTTAACTTTTGGGATATGGAAAAATTTCAGTTGGTGTCTAAGTTTGATAAAGATAACACATCAATAAG ACATATGGCCTTCAGTGATGATGGTACCACACTGTTGGGTTGTGGTAATGATGGCCTACATGTAATAGGATGGGAGCCTGCCCGAGTCCTAGATACTGTAACAGGTCACTGGGGACAAATACATGATATGACAGTTGCGCAAACTCAGCTG ATAGCTGGATCATTCCATTCAACATATGTAGTGCTATCAGTAGTGGACTTGAGTAAAGTGCATCCATTTGGAGGCCCGCCTCCGACTGCTCCGACTGTGGTAAGGGACCTCTCACCCTTCCAAAAAGGTCACACCGTGCGGAAGAGCTTCTCAAAAGAAAAACCAGCTAAGGAGG TATTACATAGACCTACGCTCCTTGATGAAAAGACAGCAGAGGAGTCGACGTCCGGGACGGAAGCAGACGAGGAGTCAGGTGCCGTTATATCCAATATTAATGACTACACTGAGATATTCCGACCCTCTAGAGCGC TGACACGAACACCGCCGCCTGCTACGAGCCTATCGTCTGAAGATTACTCTGTGACAG agtGTAAACTCGAGAGTTCAGTTAGTACGTCATTACGTGACCTTTTGCTAGAGGAGCCCCCTCGCCCTTCGCCCCAGCCTTCGCCCCCTCAGAGGCAAAGGCCCGAACACTCGCGTATACCCACCGCTAGCCATTACCCCGTGTTGGAGAAGAGAAATGAGTTTCCCA CGGGAAGTAATCTACGGCCAAGTAACAGTGAAGTCTCCTTAGGCCCAACATCTTTAGGGCCTAGATCTCTCTCGTTTACCAGAGCATCTAGTCAGAACTccag AACAAGATTTGATACGGCCACCCGAGAGCGAGTTATAACTAGGACGGTTGAAACTGCTCCAGAAAGAGAACCAGAACTAGAGTTTGTTCCCCTTTCTATTGATAAACCTGTGGGATTGGATTTGGATGATTTTGTTCCG CGTGGTCTAACTGCATGTGGAGCGCGTCGCGGTGGTCGCGGGGGCGGGGCAGAGCCTAGCGAACAAGAAGTACTTGGGGTGATGATGAGGGGACATGACTCCATGATGGCTGTTCTCTCAGCTAGACAACGGGCGTTGCAG ATTTTCCACTCAGTAAGAGTAAACAAGAGCCTAAAGTCGGCCCTTGAATCGGTTATTGCCTTAGAAGACGCCTCCGTTATACTAGATATTTTGAACGTAATGGCACACAGACC AACCCTGTGGAACTTGGATATATGTTTGTTAATGCTACCCAAGATTTTCGAATTGTTACAAAGCAAATATGAATC ATACATGCAATGTGGATGTAATGCTCTAAGACTTATCGTACGTAACTTCTCATCAGTTGTACGTGCGAACGTTAGCGCGCCCGTACGTacacttggcgttgacattcCGAGGGAGGAACGATATGCTAAATGTGCTCAAATACACCAGCTTCTAATAGACATTCGTGCCTTTTTACTGAAAAGACAAACACTCCAGGGCAGGTTAGGTGCAGCTTTCCGAGATCTTCATACATTAATGCAACAAGGACTTGATTAA
- the LOC125056439 gene encoding katanin p80 WD40 repeat-containing subunit B1 isoform X1 — translation MDTLRRSWKLQEFVAHKANVNCLAMGHKSNQVLATGGDDKKVNLWAIGRQGCLMSLSGHTTPVECVCFGHSEDLVCAGSQTGALKIWDLEAAKLLRTFTGHKGAIKCMDFHPYGDYLTTGSCDSHIKLWDTRKRGCIVTYSSHRLAVNSLQFSPDGQWIASACEDGLVKVWDVRIGKVLQEFMEHTSAVTCVKFHPHEFLLASCGSDRTVNFWDMEKFQLVSKFDKDNTSIRHMAFSDDGTTLLGCGNDGLHVIGWEPARVLDTVTGHWGQIHDMTVAQTQLIAGSFHSTYVVLSVVDLSKVHPFGGPPPTAPTVVRDLSPFQKGHTVRKSFSKEKPAKEVLHRPTLLDEKTAEESTSGTEADEESGAVISNINDYTEIFRPSRALTRTPPPATSLSSEDYSVTECKLESSVSTSLRDLLLEEPPRPSPQPSPPQRQRPEHSRIPTASHYPVLEKRNEFPRILDSNKDDSLLTNVQTSTINNFTVSVQAPSLNRHNSYKETKSNTEISGSNLRPSNSEVSLGPTSLGPRSLSFTRASSQNSRTRFDTATRERVITRTVETAPEREPELEFVPLSIDKPVGLDLDDFVPRGLTACGARRGGRGGGAEPSEQEVLGVMMRGHDSMMAVLSARQRALQIFHSVRVNKSLKSALESVIALEDASVILDILNVMAHRPTLWNLDICLLMLPKIFELLQSKYESYMQCGCNALRLIVRNFSSVVRANVSAPVRTLGVDIPREERYAKCAQIHQLLIDIRAFLLKRQTLQGRLGAAFRDLHTLMQQGLD, via the exons ATGGATACGCTAAGGAGATCATGGAAACTTC AAGAATTTGTCGCCCACAAAGCGAATGTCAACTGCTTGGCCATGGGACATAAATCCAATCAAGTATTGGCTACTGGAGGTGATGATAAAAAAGTGAATTTATGGGCAATTGGTAGACAGGGATGCTTAATG AGCCTAAGTGGACATACTACCCCAGTGGAATGTGTGTGTTTTGGTCATTCTGAAGACTTGGTTTGTGCTGGTTCCCAAACTGGTGCACTAAAAATTTGGGACTTAGAAGCTGCAAAACTGCTGAGAACTTTTACTGGTCACAAAGGAGCTATAAAATGTATGGACTTTCATCCTTATGGTGACTATTTGACCACTGGATCATGTGATAGTCATATAAAGTTGTGGGATACCAGAAAAAGAGGTTGTATTGTAACTTATTCAAGTCACCGCCTAGCTGTGAATAGTCTTCAGTTCAGTCCTGACGGTCAATGGATAGCATCTGCGTGTGAAGATG GGTTGGTTAAAGTTTGGGATGTTAGAATTGGTAAAGTATTGCAAGAATTCATGGAACACACATCGGCTGTTACCTGTGTTAAGTTCCATCCACATGAGTTTTTGCTTGCTAGTTGTGGCTCAGATAGAACAGTTAACTTTTGGGATATGGAAAAATTTCAGTTGGTGTCTAAGTTTGATAAAGATAACACATCAATAAG ACATATGGCCTTCAGTGATGATGGTACCACACTGTTGGGTTGTGGTAATGATGGCCTACATGTAATAGGATGGGAGCCTGCCCGAGTCCTAGATACTGTAACAGGTCACTGGGGACAAATACATGATATGACAGTTGCGCAAACTCAGCTG ATAGCTGGATCATTCCATTCAACATATGTAGTGCTATCAGTAGTGGACTTGAGTAAAGTGCATCCATTTGGAGGCCCGCCTCCGACTGCTCCGACTGTGGTAAGGGACCTCTCACCCTTCCAAAAAGGTCACACCGTGCGGAAGAGCTTCTCAAAAGAAAAACCAGCTAAGGAGG TATTACATAGACCTACGCTCCTTGATGAAAAGACAGCAGAGGAGTCGACGTCCGGGACGGAAGCAGACGAGGAGTCAGGTGCCGTTATATCCAATATTAATGACTACACTGAGATATTCCGACCCTCTAGAGCGC TGACACGAACACCGCCGCCTGCTACGAGCCTATCGTCTGAAGATTACTCTGTGACAG agtGTAAACTCGAGAGTTCAGTTAGTACGTCATTACGTGACCTTTTGCTAGAGGAGCCCCCTCGCCCTTCGCCCCAGCCTTCGCCCCCTCAGAGGCAAAGGCCCGAACACTCGCGTATACCCACCGCTAGCCATTACCCCGTGTTGGAGAAGAGAAATGAGTTTCCCA GAATACTTGACAGCAATAAAGATGACAGCTTATTAACAAACGTGCAAACGTCAACCATAAACAATTTCACTGTGAGCGTTCAAGCGCCATCGCTTAACAGGCATAACTCTTACAAGGAAACGAAATCAAACACCGAAATAT CGGGAAGTAATCTACGGCCAAGTAACAGTGAAGTCTCCTTAGGCCCAACATCTTTAGGGCCTAGATCTCTCTCGTTTACCAGAGCATCTAGTCAGAACTccag AACAAGATTTGATACGGCCACCCGAGAGCGAGTTATAACTAGGACGGTTGAAACTGCTCCAGAAAGAGAACCAGAACTAGAGTTTGTTCCCCTTTCTATTGATAAACCTGTGGGATTGGATTTGGATGATTTTGTTCCG CGTGGTCTAACTGCATGTGGAGCGCGTCGCGGTGGTCGCGGGGGCGGGGCAGAGCCTAGCGAACAAGAAGTACTTGGGGTGATGATGAGGGGACATGACTCCATGATGGCTGTTCTCTCAGCTAGACAACGGGCGTTGCAG ATTTTCCACTCAGTAAGAGTAAACAAGAGCCTAAAGTCGGCCCTTGAATCGGTTATTGCCTTAGAAGACGCCTCCGTTATACTAGATATTTTGAACGTAATGGCACACAGACC AACCCTGTGGAACTTGGATATATGTTTGTTAATGCTACCCAAGATTTTCGAATTGTTACAAAGCAAATATGAATC ATACATGCAATGTGGATGTAATGCTCTAAGACTTATCGTACGTAACTTCTCATCAGTTGTACGTGCGAACGTTAGCGCGCCCGTACGTacacttggcgttgacattcCGAGGGAGGAACGATATGCTAAATGTGCTCAAATACACCAGCTTCTAATAGACATTCGTGCCTTTTTACTGAAAAGACAAACACTCCAGGGCAGGTTAGGTGCAGCTTTCCGAGATCTTCATACATTAATGCAACAAGGACTTGATTAA
- the LOC125056439 gene encoding katanin p80 WD40 repeat-containing subunit B1 isoform X2, producing MDTLRRSWKLQEFVAHKANVNCLAMGHKSNQVLATGGDDKKVNLWAIGRQGCLMSLSGHTTPVECVCFGHSEDLVCAGSQTGALKIWDLEAAKLLRTFTGHKGAIKCMDFHPYGDYLTTGSCDSHIKLWDTRKRGCIVTYSSHRLAVNSLQFSPDGQWIASACEDGLVKVWDVRIGKVLQEFMEHTSAVTCVKFHPHEFLLASCGSDRTVNFWDMEKFQLVSKFDKDNTSIRHMAFSDDGTTLLGCGNDGLHVIGWEPARVLDTVTGHWGQIHDMTVAQTQLIAGSFHSTYVVLSVVDLSKVHPFGGPPPTAPTVVRDLSPFQKGHTVRKSFSKEKPAKEVLHRPTLLDEKTAEESTSGTEADEESVTRTPPPATSLSSEDYSVTECKLESSVSTSLRDLLLEEPPRPSPQPSPPQRQRPEHSRIPTASHYPVLEKRNEFPRILDSNKDDSLLTNVQTSTINNFTVSVQAPSLNRHNSYKETKSNTEISGSNLRPSNSEVSLGPTSLGPRSLSFTRASSQNSRTRFDTATRERVITRTVETAPEREPELEFVPLSIDKPVGLDLDDFVPRGLTACGARRGGRGGGAEPSEQEVLGVMMRGHDSMMAVLSARQRALQIFHSVRVNKSLKSALESVIALEDASVILDILNVMAHRPTLWNLDICLLMLPKIFELLQSKYESYMQCGCNALRLIVRNFSSVVRANVSAPVRTLGVDIPREERYAKCAQIHQLLIDIRAFLLKRQTLQGRLGAAFRDLHTLMQQGLD from the exons ATGGATACGCTAAGGAGATCATGGAAACTTC AAGAATTTGTCGCCCACAAAGCGAATGTCAACTGCTTGGCCATGGGACATAAATCCAATCAAGTATTGGCTACTGGAGGTGATGATAAAAAAGTGAATTTATGGGCAATTGGTAGACAGGGATGCTTAATG AGCCTAAGTGGACATACTACCCCAGTGGAATGTGTGTGTTTTGGTCATTCTGAAGACTTGGTTTGTGCTGGTTCCCAAACTGGTGCACTAAAAATTTGGGACTTAGAAGCTGCAAAACTGCTGAGAACTTTTACTGGTCACAAAGGAGCTATAAAATGTATGGACTTTCATCCTTATGGTGACTATTTGACCACTGGATCATGTGATAGTCATATAAAGTTGTGGGATACCAGAAAAAGAGGTTGTATTGTAACTTATTCAAGTCACCGCCTAGCTGTGAATAGTCTTCAGTTCAGTCCTGACGGTCAATGGATAGCATCTGCGTGTGAAGATG GGTTGGTTAAAGTTTGGGATGTTAGAATTGGTAAAGTATTGCAAGAATTCATGGAACACACATCGGCTGTTACCTGTGTTAAGTTCCATCCACATGAGTTTTTGCTTGCTAGTTGTGGCTCAGATAGAACAGTTAACTTTTGGGATATGGAAAAATTTCAGTTGGTGTCTAAGTTTGATAAAGATAACACATCAATAAG ACATATGGCCTTCAGTGATGATGGTACCACACTGTTGGGTTGTGGTAATGATGGCCTACATGTAATAGGATGGGAGCCTGCCCGAGTCCTAGATACTGTAACAGGTCACTGGGGACAAATACATGATATGACAGTTGCGCAAACTCAGCTG ATAGCTGGATCATTCCATTCAACATATGTAGTGCTATCAGTAGTGGACTTGAGTAAAGTGCATCCATTTGGAGGCCCGCCTCCGACTGCTCCGACTGTGGTAAGGGACCTCTCACCCTTCCAAAAAGGTCACACCGTGCGGAAGAGCTTCTCAAAAGAAAAACCAGCTAAGGAGG TATTACATAGACCTACGCTCCTTGATGAAAAGACAGCAGAGGAGTCGACGTCCGGGACGGAAGCAGACGAGGAGTCAG TGACACGAACACCGCCGCCTGCTACGAGCCTATCGTCTGAAGATTACTCTGTGACAG agtGTAAACTCGAGAGTTCAGTTAGTACGTCATTACGTGACCTTTTGCTAGAGGAGCCCCCTCGCCCTTCGCCCCAGCCTTCGCCCCCTCAGAGGCAAAGGCCCGAACACTCGCGTATACCCACCGCTAGCCATTACCCCGTGTTGGAGAAGAGAAATGAGTTTCCCA GAATACTTGACAGCAATAAAGATGACAGCTTATTAACAAACGTGCAAACGTCAACCATAAACAATTTCACTGTGAGCGTTCAAGCGCCATCGCTTAACAGGCATAACTCTTACAAGGAAACGAAATCAAACACCGAAATAT CGGGAAGTAATCTACGGCCAAGTAACAGTGAAGTCTCCTTAGGCCCAACATCTTTAGGGCCTAGATCTCTCTCGTTTACCAGAGCATCTAGTCAGAACTccag AACAAGATTTGATACGGCCACCCGAGAGCGAGTTATAACTAGGACGGTTGAAACTGCTCCAGAAAGAGAACCAGAACTAGAGTTTGTTCCCCTTTCTATTGATAAACCTGTGGGATTGGATTTGGATGATTTTGTTCCG CGTGGTCTAACTGCATGTGGAGCGCGTCGCGGTGGTCGCGGGGGCGGGGCAGAGCCTAGCGAACAAGAAGTACTTGGGGTGATGATGAGGGGACATGACTCCATGATGGCTGTTCTCTCAGCTAGACAACGGGCGTTGCAG ATTTTCCACTCAGTAAGAGTAAACAAGAGCCTAAAGTCGGCCCTTGAATCGGTTATTGCCTTAGAAGACGCCTCCGTTATACTAGATATTTTGAACGTAATGGCACACAGACC AACCCTGTGGAACTTGGATATATGTTTGTTAATGCTACCCAAGATTTTCGAATTGTTACAAAGCAAATATGAATC ATACATGCAATGTGGATGTAATGCTCTAAGACTTATCGTACGTAACTTCTCATCAGTTGTACGTGCGAACGTTAGCGCGCCCGTACGTacacttggcgttgacattcCGAGGGAGGAACGATATGCTAAATGTGCTCAAATACACCAGCTTCTAATAGACATTCGTGCCTTTTTACTGAAAAGACAAACACTCCAGGGCAGGTTAGGTGCAGCTTTCCGAGATCTTCATACATTAATGCAACAAGGACTTGATTAA
- the LOC125056558 gene encoding nucleolar protein 10, whose protein sequence is MQVSDIDNVKIYNLSAGKSLPDWLTERKKRALLKKNVDLRRRIELIQEFDMPGVSTSIRASKDGQYIMATGIYKPRVKCYDVNNLSLKFERCLDSEVVTFEILSEDYTKIVFLQCDRYVEFHVGHGRHYRLRVPHFGRDMTYHKPSCDLVVVGASSQVYRLNLELGQFLAPYVTKAMEINCCSVNEEHGLLVFGTEGGHVEAWDPRTKSRQGILDCALHCSDAAYRNSTIPSITALKFNGALQMGVGTSSGHVLLYDIRSSKPLLVKDHMNEMPIKQVEFHKQMNYVYSMDANVVKIWDKNTGKQYTNIESSVDFNDLCIIPNTGLCMMAMEDQKMQIYYVPSLGPAPKWCAFLDNLTEEMESSASQTVYDDYKFVTKQELESLGLDHLLGTNLLRAYMHGYFVDVRLYKRAKSIADPFAFEEYKKRKIREKIEQERPSRLKVDDNLPKVNRDLASRLLDDDRPKKKQTANLLKDDRFKAMFENPEFEVDKDAEEYRLLNPVLSRLGKSKPKNKPEAEPMQIEGDDEEGDSDQEFYDTSGDSSDEDRTWVKEVKKQHKIIRHKKQDIEESGEDKMYELSAPPKNGNIMNIMKVSNKSLGERLGKEGATIFSGIGGNREMKFVMRGKKTDNNQKNMKKHYEERKRLVRRTGFLKKKR, encoded by the exons ATGCAGGTTTCCGATATTGACAATGTGAAGATTTACAATCTTAGTGCGGGAAAATCTTTACCTGAT TGGTTAACAGAGAGAAAGAAACGTGCACTGTTAAAGAAGAATGTTGATCTACGAAGAAGAATCGAACTAATACAGGAGTTTGATATGCCAGGTGTGAGTACAAGTATACGGGCATCTAAAGATGGTCAGTATATTATGGCTACAGGCATTTACAAACCCAGAGTCAAATGTTatgatgtaaataatttatcctTAAAATTTGAGAGATGCTTAGATTCTGAAGTTGTTACTTTTGAAATTCTTAGTGAAGATTATACAAAG aTTGTTTTTCTACAATGTGACCGTTATGTCGAGTTTCATGTAGGTCATGGAAGACACTATAGGTTAAGGGTGCCACATTTTGGAAGAGATATGACATATCATAAACCCTCATGTGATCTTGTTGTTGTTGGAGCCTCAAGT cAAGTGTACAGGTTGAATTTGGAACTTGGTCAATTTTTGGCACCATATGTGACAAAGGCAATGGAAATTAACTGCTGTAGTGTAAATGAGGAGCATGGTCTCTTAGTCTTTGGAACTGAAGGTGGCCATGTGGAAGCATGGGATCCCCGCACAAAATCTCGCCAAGGCATACTTGACTGTGCTTTACACTGTTCTGATGCTGCCTAtag aaattcAACCATACCCTCCATAACAGCCTTAAAATTTAATGGTGCTCTACAAATGGGTGTTGGTACTTCATCAGGACATGTACTTTTATATGATATAAGATCTAGTAAACCTCTTCTTGTTAAGGACCACATGAATGAAATGCCTATTAAGCAAGTAGAATTTCATAAGCAGATGAATTATGTGTATTCTATGGACGCTAATGTTGTTAAGATATGGGATAAAAATACA GGCAAGCAGTATACAAATATTGAGTCATCTGTGGATTTCAATGATCTTTGTATTATACCAAACACAGGACTTTGTATGATGGCAATGGAGGAtcagaaaatgcaaatatACTATGTGCCATCACTAG gTCCTGCCCCCAAATGGTGTGCGTTCTTAGATAATTTGACTGAGGAAATGGAGAGCTCGGCCTCCCAAACAGTTTATGATGATTACAAGTTTGTTACAAAACAGGAGCTCGAGTCTTTGGGTCTTGATCATCTTCTTGGCACAAATCTTTTAAGGGCTTACATGCATGG aTATTTCGTCGACGTGCGATTGTATAAACGTGCGAAATCAATAGCAGATCCATTTGCCTTCGAAGAGTATAAGAAACGTAAAATCAGGGAGAAAATTGAACAAGAGAGGCCTTCGAGGCTCAAAGTTGATGATAATTTGCCGAAAGTCAACCGAGATCTCGCTTCGCGCTTACTCGATGATGACAGACCTAAGAAGAAGCAAACTGCCAATTTGCTTAAAGATGACAGATTTAAG GCTATGTTTGAAAACCCTGAGTTTGAAGTTGACAAAGACGCTGAGGAGTACCGTCTGTTGAACCCAGTTCTGTCCCGCCTTGGCAAGAGCAAGCCCAAGAATAAACCAGAAGCGGAACCTATGCag ATTGAAGGTGACGACGAGGAAGGTGACTCTGACCAAGAATTTTACGACACCAGTGGAGACAGTTCTGACGAGGACCGCACCTGGGTGAAAGAAGTAAAGAagcaacataaaataataagacacAAAAAGCAGGATATAGAAGAAAGTGGAGAAGACAAAATGTATGAATTGAGTGCGCCACCCAAAAATGGTAACATAATGAACATAATGAAAGTCAGCAACAAAAGTTTAGGTGAAAGATTGGGTAAAGAGGGCGCCACCATTTTCTCTGGAATTGGAGGCAATAGAGAGATGAAGTTTGTCATGAGAGGAAAGAAGACAGATAATAATCAGAAGAATATGAAGAAGCATTATGAAGAAAGAAAACGGTTGGTCAGAAGAACAGGATTTCTTAAAAAGAAacgataa